The following are from one region of the Silene latifolia isolate original U9 population chromosome 9, ASM4854445v1, whole genome shotgun sequence genome:
- the LOC141602105 gene encoding uncharacterized protein LOC141602105: MGSIGLWNVRGMNKPNKQQEIKRLLGRNNVGLCGLFETKIKANNGNNVRNVLCDTWSICTNSSLHRGGRIWVLWDPILYDVTVLDIQVQCIHSEVFDKARRNRFWFTVVYGLNKLAEREPLWASLRSYSARLTGPWMVGGDFNAILASNERVRGAPVTNVEMRLLLQVTQDCHLYDLGAKGTFYTWTNKHEVGYKVCSRLDRVLINDEWLADFPDSYSHFLPEGVFDHCPAIIRLEMER; this comes from the coding sequence ATGGGTAGTATTGGTCTCTGGAATGTAAGGGGTATGAATAAGCCTAATAAGCAACAAGAAATAAAACGCTTGTTAGGTAGGAATAATGTAGGTTTGTGTGGTTTGtttgaaacaaaaataaaagcaaataatGGGAATAATGTAAGGAATGTCCTTTGTGATACTTGGTCAATTTGTACTAATTCTAGCCTGCATCGTGGAGGTAGAATTTGGGTACTTTGGGATCCTATTTTGTATGATGTTACTGTGCTTGACATCCAAGTTCAGTGTATTCACTCTGAAGTCTTTGATAAAGCCAGAAGGAATCGATTTTGGTTTACTGTTGTGTATGGATTGAACAAGCTTGCTGAAAGGGAGCCATTATGGGCTAGTCTTCGTTCCTATTCTGCAAGACTCACTGGGCCTTGGATGGTGGGAGGAGATTTTAATGCTATTTTGGCTTCAAATGAACGAGTTAGGGGGGCTCCTGTCACTAATGTTGAGATGAGACTTCTCCTACAGGTTACTCAGGACTGTCATTTGTATGATTTGGGTGCAAAGGGTACTTTCTACACCTGGACCAATAAGCATGAAGTAGGGTACAAAGTTTGCAGCAGACTGGATAGAGTCCTCATCAATGATGAGTGGCTTGCGGACTTCCCTGATAGTTATTCTCATTTCTTGCCTGAAGGTGTCTTTGATCATTGCCCTGCCATCATTAGGCTTGAAATGGAGAGGTAG